Below is a genomic region from Mercenaria mercenaria strain notata unplaced genomic scaffold, MADL_Memer_1 contig_4024, whole genome shotgun sequence.
ACTCTTCTACTCTTACTTTTGGTAATGGTGGTGGATCTGGCGCTCTATACGGCTTTCCTTGTACTCGTCTGCATATTGTACATTTCCAGAGGATAGATTTTACGCACTGCCTGGTAGCTGGGATCCAGTACTTCTGCCTTAACTGGGTAGCAGTAGTGTTCGTTCCTGCATGTAACTGGTTCTCATGTGTGTCTAGTACAATCAGGCGTGTAAGTGGATGTCTCTTCGGTAACAAATAGGGGAATTTGGTGACGTCGGATAATGGCGCGTTATGTATACGTCCTTCACAACGAATAATACCGCTTTTATCTACGAATAAACGCAATTGTTTGACAAGTGATAATCTTTTGGTGGTATTGGACTTCAAACTGGACATCTCATCTGGGTAAGTACTTTCTTGGCAACATTTTAGCCACCTTATCTCTGCTCTTTCGATTTCTGCTGTCGTTAATTCATCGGTAAGTTTTGTCTGTGTCTTTCGGCAATTGCTTATGAATCGTAATAAGTAGGCAGTTACACGTAACAGTTTGAAGTATTTGCTGTATTTCTCTATGTTGATTACTTGATGGATGCCTTCATTTGTGCTACACTTTATACTGCATACTACGCTCATCTTTGTGGCATCGGAGGGCAACGAGATATCCAAAACTGTCGTCTGCGTTTCATTCTCTGTTGGTTTCCAAACAGGCCAATTGGACTGGTTTTGTATCCATGACGGCCCACTGTTCCATAGGTCGTTCTGTAAGAGCTGGTCAGCAGGAATACCACGAGTTAGAAGGTCTGAAGGATTATCATATGCAGCCAATTGTATAAACAATGGTTAAAATATACCACGGTTAAACTATAACCGCGGTAAATACCGTGGTTAGGTAACCACTGGTTATTTTCTCTTGTATAAA
It encodes:
- the LOC128553595 gene encoding uncharacterized protein LOC128553595, yielding MSVVCSIKCSTNEGIHQVINIEKYSKYFKLLRVTAYLLRFISNCRKTQTKLTDELTTAEIERAEIRWLKCCQESTYPDEMSSLKSNTTKRLSLVKQLRLFVDKSGIIRCEGRIHNAPLSDVTKFPYLLPKRHPLTRLIVLDTHENQLHAGTNTTATQLRQKYWIPATRQCVKSILWKCTICRRVQGKPYRAPDPPPLPK